One window of Candidatus Margulisiibacteriota bacterium genomic DNA carries:
- a CDS encoding cupin domain-containing protein — protein MEIKIEHPSQPEELNALGVPGWPTWQSPVCEFDWHYDSTELAYILEGRVIVVTPQGEIEIKKGDYVTFPAGLSCKWKVLEAIKKHYKFI, from the coding sequence ATGGAAATAAAAATCGAACACCCATCTCAGCCTGAAGAATTAAATGCTCTGGGCGTGCCGGGCTGGCCTACCTGGCAATCACCGGTATGTGAGTTTGATTGGCATTATGACAGCACAGAACTGGCATACATATTGGAAGGAAGGGTTATTGTGGTCACACCTCAGGGAGAAATCGAAATTAAAAAAGGTGATTATGTAACTTTTCCTGCCGGTTTAAGTTGCAAATGGAAAGTGTTGGAAGCCATAAAGAAACATTATAAGTTTATTTAG
- the amrA gene encoding AmmeMemoRadiSam system protein A, which produces MEIKLSHEEKQFLLSIARETIENHLLSDKIHLIENNYPALDQVTGVFVTLTVNHQLRGCIGNIIGQYPLYIGVQKMAIQSAFHDPRFNALTKEELPNIHIEISVLSPLLPINYKNVVVGKHGLLVSYKYSSGVLLPQVPVEQKWNQTQYLEGVCNKAGLPSNCYLQKDCELKAFTALVFSEEQ; this is translated from the coding sequence ATGGAAATAAAATTAAGTCACGAAGAGAAACAATTTTTATTATCTATAGCCCGTGAAACCATTGAAAATCATCTATTAAGCGACAAAATTCATTTGATTGAAAACAATTATCCGGCATTGGATCAGGTAACCGGAGTATTTGTGACCTTAACTGTTAACCATCAATTAAGGGGTTGTATCGGCAATATAATAGGACAATATCCGTTATATATAGGAGTTCAAAAAATGGCAATTCAGTCTGCTTTTCACGATCCGAGGTTCAATGCGTTAACCAAAGAAGAACTACCGAATATTCACATAGAAATAAGTGTCCTTTCACCTTTGCTTCCCATTAACTATAAAAATGTAGTGGTAGGCAAACACGGACTGCTGGTGAGTTACAAATATTCATCCGGAGTATTATTGCCGCAAGTGCCGGTTGAACAAAAATGGAACCAGACGCAATATTTGGAAGGAGTCTGCAACAAAGCAGGTCTTCCCTCTAATTGTTACCTGCAAAAAGACTGTGAATTAAAAGCTTTTACTGCCCTGGTTTTCTCTGAAGAGCAGTAG
- a CDS encoding NAD-binding protein, which translates to MTLSLQQRILFAIFLLLITISIGVSGYHIFAPGSSFLDALYMTVITLTTIGYGEIIDLSHNPQGRIFTMILIMFGMGNIMYVASTITSVITDGELKEILRRRKMQRMINKLKNHIILCGGGVMIKKIIDELYSTKNDFVIISSDMNEINQLTHQYRDLMYIYGDAYHNDNLLAAGIETASGIITTLDDKDNLFVIVSAKKLNPGIRIVSSANDPEAIDKLKTVGVNSIISPNLIGGLRMVSEMIRPSVTTFLDIMMRDTSSNTRFSEVTVRKGSDLIKHTIGSSKIRDFTGLLILSLKKPNSDSFVYNPFPDEELPEGTVMIVIGSTENVGKLKKLANDL; encoded by the coding sequence ATGACTTTAAGCCTGCAACAAAGGATCCTTTTCGCCATCTTCCTGCTGCTCATCACCATAAGTATAGGTGTAAGCGGTTATCATATTTTCGCTCCAGGTTCTTCATTTCTTGATGCTTTATATATGACAGTAATAACGCTGACAACTATCGGCTATGGGGAAATAATTGACCTCAGTCATAATCCTCAGGGACGTATTTTTACCATGATCCTGATCATGTTCGGTATGGGCAATATCATGTATGTTGCTTCTACTATAACTTCGGTTATCACAGACGGCGAATTAAAGGAGATACTAAGGAGGAGAAAGATGCAAAGAATGATCAATAAACTAAAAAACCATATTATACTCTGCGGGGGAGGAGTAATGATCAAAAAAATCATTGATGAACTGTACAGCACCAAAAATGACTTTGTTATCATCTCCTCTGATATGAATGAAATAAATCAGCTTACCCATCAATACAGAGATTTAATGTATATTTACGGCGACGCTTATCATAATGACAATTTGCTTGCCGCGGGTATAGAAACCGCTTCGGGTATCATCACCACTTTGGATGATAAAGATAATCTGTTTGTTATCGTCTCGGCCAAAAAGCTCAATCCCGGTATTCGTATAGTATCCAGCGCTAATGATCCGGAAGCCATAGACAAGCTGAAAACAGTAGGAGTAAATTCCATAATTTCACCGAACCTGATCGGCGGTTTGCGTATGGTCTCGGAAATGATCCGGCCTTCTGTCACAACATTTCTGGATATTATGATGCGCGATACTTCCAGTAATACCCGTTTCTCTGAAGTAACAGTGCGTAAGGGTTCGGATCTTATCAAGCATACCATAGGCAGTTCCAAAATCAGGGATTTTACCGGCCTGCTTATCCTTTCGCTGAAAAAACCAAATTCGGACAGCTTTGTTTACAATCCTTTCCCGGATGAAGAATTGCCCGAAGGCACAGTGATGATTGTTATTGGCAGTACGGAAAATGTGGGGAAACTGAAAAAGCTGGCCAATGATCTATAG